In Pseudomonas sp. GCEP-101, one DNA window encodes the following:
- a CDS encoding ABC transporter permease, which produces MSAGGFWRRLASLTRKEVRQLVRDRSNLLIGIGLPIALILIFGYGLSLDVKRAIVAVVLDDPSPVARDVAATISRSEYLEPHLVRSFAEGEALMKAREVDALVQFPADFGRRLNEGNAQIQVLVQGSDATRAASVSTYVSSALASYAEKQADRGGGLSAQSMDQRGAVTIVQRMWFNAANTSTWYLVPGLIVLIMTLVGAFLTALVMAREWERGTLEALFVTPVRPVEILLAKIIPCFGIGMIGLALCLLAARFLFDVPLYGSFVVLVIASMLYMLVALGIGLLISAVTKNQFLASQIALLASFLPAMMLSGFIFDLRNVPTAIRIIGNLLPATYFMELVKSLFLAGDFWPMILKNCAILAAYAVALLGLARMVTRKRLD; this is translated from the coding sequence ATGAGCGCCGGCGGCTTCTGGCGACGCCTCGCCTCGCTGACCCGCAAGGAAGTGCGGCAGCTGGTGCGCGACCGCAGCAACCTGCTGATCGGCATCGGCCTGCCCATCGCGCTGATCCTGATCTTCGGCTACGGCCTGTCGCTGGACGTGAAGCGCGCCATCGTCGCCGTCGTCCTCGACGACCCGTCCCCCGTGGCCCGCGACGTAGCCGCCACGATCAGCCGCAGCGAGTACCTGGAACCGCACCTCGTGCGCTCCTTCGCCGAGGGCGAGGCGCTGATGAAGGCCCGCGAGGTGGACGCTCTGGTGCAGTTCCCCGCCGACTTCGGCCGCCGCCTGAACGAGGGCAACGCGCAGATCCAGGTGCTGGTGCAGGGTTCGGACGCCACCCGCGCGGCCAGCGTCTCCACCTACGTCAGCAGCGCCCTGGCCAGCTACGCCGAGAAGCAGGCCGACCGCGGCGGCGGCCTCAGCGCGCAATCCATGGACCAGCGCGGCGCGGTCACCATCGTCCAGCGCATGTGGTTCAACGCCGCCAACACCAGTACCTGGTACCTGGTGCCGGGGTTGATCGTGCTGATCATGACCCTGGTCGGCGCCTTCCTCACCGCCCTGGTGATGGCCCGCGAATGGGAACGCGGCACGCTGGAGGCGCTGTTCGTCACGCCGGTGCGGCCGGTGGAAATCCTCCTGGCGAAGATCATCCCCTGCTTCGGCATCGGCATGATCGGCCTCGCCCTGTGCCTGCTCGCCGCGCGCTTCCTGTTCGACGTGCCGCTGTACGGTTCCTTCGTCGTGCTGGTGATCGCCTCCATGCTCTACATGCTGGTGGCACTGGGCATCGGCCTGCTGATCTCGGCGGTGACCAAGAACCAGTTCCTCGCCAGCCAGATCGCCCTGCTCGCCAGCTTCCTGCCGGCGATGATGCTGTCGGGCTTCATCTTCGACCTGCGCAACGTGCCCACGGCCATTCGCATCATCGGCAACCTGCTGCCGGCGACCTACTTCATGGAGCTGGTGAAATCCCTGTTCCTGGCCGGCGACTTCTGGCCAATGATCCTCAAGAACTGCGCCATCCTCGCCGCCTACGCCGTCGCCCTATTGGGCCTGGCGAGGATGGTGACGCGCAAGCGGCTGGACTGA
- a CDS encoding ABC transporter permease: MEFLWRILNLWRKELLVILKDPANRIVLVAPVLMQSVLFGYAVTFDLNDAPYAILDLSHSESSTRLASRLDGSGIFHRVATLTRVEEIQTVIDEQKALLVIHIPSDFQTRLAQGDPAPIQVILDGRNSNTAGSAAAGLAVVVQQFNQEQGLAAAPISVVSRAWYNLNLETRWPLIPALIATLSMMQTLMLTALSVAREREQGTFDQLLVTPYTPLEIMLGKAIPPLLIGMLQATLVLLMALFWFRIPMAGSLLNLYGGLAVFTMACVGLGMSISAVSLNMQQAMLYTFVLIMPLTLLSGLATPVRNMPEFLQTVTYANPLRFGIDLIQRVYLEGATLAEVGFNLIPMLVLAAITLPLAAWLFRHRLA; encoded by the coding sequence ATGGAATTTCTCTGGCGCATCCTCAACCTCTGGCGCAAGGAACTGCTGGTGATCCTCAAGGACCCGGCCAACCGCATCGTACTGGTGGCGCCGGTGCTGATGCAGAGCGTGCTGTTCGGCTACGCGGTGACCTTCGACCTTAACGACGCGCCCTACGCCATCCTCGACCTCAGCCACAGCGAATCCTCCACGCGCCTCGCCTCGCGCCTGGACGGCAGCGGCATCTTCCATCGGGTGGCGACGCTGACCCGCGTGGAGGAAATCCAGACGGTGATCGACGAGCAGAAGGCGCTGCTGGTGATCCATATCCCGTCGGACTTCCAGACGCGCCTGGCCCAGGGCGACCCGGCGCCGATCCAGGTCATCCTCGACGGCCGCAACTCCAACACCGCCGGCTCCGCCGCCGCCGGGCTGGCGGTGGTGGTGCAGCAGTTCAACCAGGAGCAGGGCCTGGCCGCGGCGCCCATCAGCGTGGTCAGCCGCGCCTGGTACAACCTCAACCTGGAAACCCGCTGGCCGCTGATCCCCGCGCTGATCGCCACCCTGAGCATGATGCAGACGCTGATGCTCACCGCGCTCTCGGTGGCCCGCGAGCGCGAACAGGGCACCTTCGACCAGCTCCTGGTGACGCCCTACACGCCCCTGGAAATCATGCTCGGCAAGGCCATCCCGCCCCTGCTGATCGGCATGCTGCAAGCCACGCTGGTGCTGTTGATGGCGCTGTTCTGGTTCCGAATACCTATGGCCGGGTCGCTGCTCAACCTCTACGGCGGACTGGCGGTGTTCACCATGGCCTGCGTCGGGCTGGGCATGTCGATCAGCGCCGTGTCGCTGAACATGCAGCAGGCGATGCTCTACACCTTCGTGCTGATCATGCCGCTGACGCTGCTCTCCGGCCTCGCCACGCCGGTGCGCAACATGCCCGAGTTCCTGCAGACGGTCACCTACGCCAACCCGCTGCGCTTCGGCATCGACCTGATCCAGCGCGTCTACCTTGAAGGCGCCACCCTGGCCGAGGTGGGCTTCAACCTGATCCCCATGCTGGTGCTGGCCGCCATCACCCTGCCCCTCGCCGCGTGGCTGTTCCGCCACCGGCTTGCGTGA
- a CDS encoding efflux transporter outer membrane subunit: MKHSLTPLACCVTLLAGCAVGPDYEAPQPQAPASWQAAHSGDTQLHPAQGDVRLGEDWWTLFDDPVLNNLQRRADKASPDLRTAVLRFAQSRTQRQMVAAQRGVDVNASAGVTRQRMSENGANALMIQRIAPGADSDQISQVLAQPFTLYQAGFDASWEPDLWGRIRRSVEAADASVAAQQAMLEETRLGVSAELARAYFELRGVQQQIAVANQDISATEESLQLIQVRADGGLVDDFDVERQRGQLAELRASLPQLRASESAAINQIGVLIGAEPGSLREELKPVAQPAAQTPDLSLGLPSEVARRRPDIRAAEAQLHAATANVGVAVADLYPSIRLGAKFGYESADDGKFSDWGSRTWSVGPSLSLPIFDNGRRRSQINLRQLEQQEAAVAYQQTVLKAWQEVDDALSHYGAERQRNQRLQEKLHSSDVAYGMAKARYAGGMTDFLVELDAQRAYLQSRRDLVDSDTQLRLTLIALCKALGGGTPASGAEVSSSAR, translated from the coding sequence ATGAAGCATTCCCTCACTCCCCTCGCCTGCTGCGTGACCCTGCTCGCAGGCTGCGCCGTCGGCCCCGACTACGAAGCGCCGCAACCCCAGGCGCCGGCCAGCTGGCAGGCGGCGCATTCGGGCGATACGCAATTGCACCCGGCCCAGGGCGATGTGCGCCTCGGCGAAGACTGGTGGACCCTGTTCGACGACCCGGTGCTGAACAACCTGCAACGCCGCGCCGACAAGGCCAGCCCCGACCTGCGCACGGCCGTGCTGCGCTTCGCCCAGAGCCGCACGCAGCGGCAGATGGTGGCGGCCCAGCGCGGAGTGGACGTCAACGCCTCCGCCGGCGTGACGCGCCAGCGCATGAGCGAGAACGGCGCCAACGCACTGATGATCCAGCGCATCGCCCCCGGCGCCGACAGCGACCAGATCAGCCAGGTGCTGGCCCAGCCCTTCACCCTCTACCAGGCCGGTTTCGATGCTTCCTGGGAGCCGGACCTGTGGGGCCGCATCCGCCGCTCGGTGGAGGCCGCCGATGCCAGCGTCGCCGCGCAGCAGGCCATGCTCGAGGAAACCCGCCTGGGCGTCTCGGCGGAGCTGGCCCGCGCTTACTTCGAACTGCGCGGCGTGCAGCAGCAGATCGCCGTGGCCAACCAGGACATCAGCGCTACCGAAGAATCCCTGCAACTGATCCAGGTACGCGCCGATGGCGGGCTGGTGGACGACTTCGACGTCGAGCGCCAACGCGGCCAACTGGCCGAGCTGCGCGCCAGCCTGCCGCAACTGCGTGCCAGCGAAAGCGCGGCGATCAACCAGATCGGCGTGCTGATCGGCGCCGAACCCGGCAGCCTGCGCGAGGAGCTGAAGCCCGTGGCGCAACCCGCGGCGCAGACCCCGGACCTGAGCCTCGGCCTGCCCTCGGAGGTGGCCCGCCGCCGCCCGGACATCCGCGCCGCCGAGGCCCAGCTGCACGCCGCCACCGCCAATGTCGGCGTGGCCGTGGCCGACCTCTACCCGTCGATCCGCCTGGGCGCGAAGTTCGGCTATGAATCCGCCGACGACGGCAAGTTCAGCGACTGGGGCAGCCGCACCTGGAGCGTCGGCCCGAGCCTGTCATTGCCGATCTTCGACAACGGCCGGCGGCGCTCGCAGATCAACCTGCGCCAGCTGGAACAGCAGGAAGCGGCGGTTGCCTACCAGCAGACCGTGCTCAAGGCCTGGCAGGAAGTGGACGACGCGCTGAGCCACTACGGCGCCGAACGCCAGCGCAACCAGCGACTGCAGGAAAAGCTGCACAGCAGCGACGTTGCCTACGGCATGGCCAAGGCGCGCTATGCCGGCGGCATGACCGACTTTCTGGTGGAGCTGGACGCCCAGCGCGCCTACCTGCAGTCGCGCCGCGACCTGGTGGACAGCGATACCCAGCTGCGCCTGACGCTGATCGCCCTGTGCAAGGCCCTGGGCGGCGGCACGCCGGCGTCCGGGGCCGAGGTCAGTTCTTCCGCGCGCTGA
- a CDS encoding eCIS core domain-containing protein: protein MPSPFATRLLRALALLAGLAASVDALAATCPPGQRQVCLDTCTCLPDLGAVLGPVLSDTRKMAAQALGVWLQQSREQAEQGGTEPIPLEIRAQLQPYFSDEVLMAARYSTGALDELNAAQAIMQNPDTEAVTLVDVIVFRSEDDAQKDVALWAHELWHVKQYQEWGVQGFATRYSEDYDAVEAPAYEMQRRVAKDLRDGKLSARKN from the coding sequence ATGCCGTCCCCCTTTGCCACCCGTCTCCTGCGCGCCCTGGCGCTGCTCGCCGGGCTGGCCGCGTCCGTCGATGCCCTGGCCGCGACCTGCCCGCCAGGCCAGCGCCAGGTCTGCCTCGACACCTGCACCTGCCTGCCGGACCTGGGGGCGGTGCTCGGCCCGGTGCTGTCGGATACCCGCAAGATGGCCGCCCAGGCGCTGGGCGTGTGGCTGCAGCAGTCCCGCGAGCAGGCGGAGCAGGGCGGCACCGAGCCGATCCCGCTGGAAATCCGCGCGCAGCTGCAGCCCTATTTCTCCGACGAGGTGCTGATGGCCGCGCGCTATTCCACCGGGGCGCTGGACGAGCTGAACGCCGCCCAGGCGATCATGCAGAACCCCGACACCGAGGCGGTCACCCTGGTGGATGTGATCGTCTTCCGCAGCGAGGACGACGCGCAGAAGGACGTCGCCCTCTGGGCCCACGAGCTGTGGCACGTCAAGCAGTACCAGGAGTGGGGCGTGCAGGGCTTCGCCACGCGGTACTCCGAGGACTACGACGCCGTGGAGGCGCCCGCCTACGAGATGCAGCGGCGGGTCGCCAAGGACCTGCGCGACGGCAAGCTCAGCGCGCGGAAGAACTGA
- a CDS encoding YybH family protein, whose protein sequence is MDPANPPVSHPVHALIQAADEAIGREDFDALIGFYADDAVLVVKPGLLARGKAQIRQAFVAIAGHFGHNLRVRQGRLEILETGDTALVVAQTLLDTSHGKLSRRATYVFRRDADGAWRCAVDNSYGTDLLEATP, encoded by the coding sequence ATGGACCCGGCAAACCCACCCGTATCGCATCCCGTGCACGCGCTCATCCAGGCCGCCGACGAGGCCATCGGCCGCGAGGACTTCGACGCGCTGATCGGGTTCTATGCCGACGACGCCGTGCTGGTGGTCAAGCCCGGCCTGCTGGCGCGCGGCAAGGCGCAGATCCGCCAGGCCTTCGTCGCCATCGCCGGGCACTTCGGGCACAACCTGCGGGTGCGCCAGGGGCGCCTGGAAATCCTCGAGACCGGCGACACCGCCCTGGTGGTCGCGCAGACGCTGCTCGACACCAGCCACGGCAAGCTCAGCCGCCGCGCCACCTACGTATTCCGCCGCGACGCCGATGGCGCCTGGCGCTGCGCCGTGGACAACT